The following are from one region of the Methanolacinia paynteri genome:
- a CDS encoding zinc ribbon domain-containing protein, translating to MEIPEDYIGYTCSVIKKHFEGPFCQSCGLPMKCEGDFGTEEDGSPSADYCRSCYWKGEFVMPTLTFGEMKVRCAERMAESGFVTYEDALDMMSRLLPTLKRWRVNEI from the coding sequence ATGGAGATCCCTGAGGATTATATAGGATATACCTGCTCGGTCATAAAGAAGCATTTCGAAGGTCCGTTCTGCCAGAGCTGCGGTCTGCCGATGAAGTGCGAGGGGGATTTCGGGACGGAAGAGGACGGTTCTCCCTCGGCCGATTACTGCCGCTCATGCTACTGGAAAGGGGAGTTCGTTATGCCGACCCTTACATTCGGGGAGATGAAAGTCAGGTGTGCAGAAAGGATGGCGGAGAGCGGGTTCGTGACATACGAAGACGCCCTTGACATGATGTCAAGACTGCTTCCGACACTTAAACGCTGGAGAGTGAATGAAATCTGA
- a CDS encoding C-GCAxxG-C-C family protein, protein MNRADIAEENFKSGLNCAQSVLMAFAGDFGAEPGTARRIARGFGSGMGTGDTCGAVSGGVMAISLHVSDEGDASLAKKRTYELVREFKKRFSKETGSLVCRNLLGYDINNHEIMKSIPADKLPKSVCGQYVRIAAGILDDMLK, encoded by the coding sequence ATGAATCGAGCCGATATTGCAGAGGAGAATTTCAAGAGCGGGCTGAACTGTGCGCAGTCGGTTCTTATGGCTTTTGCCGGTGATTTCGGTGCCGAACCCGGAACCGCAAGAAGGATTGCAAGGGGATTCGGAAGCGGAATGGGTACGGGCGATACCTGCGGTGCAGTGTCCGGCGGCGTAATGGCGATCAGTCTCCATGTCAGCGACGAAGGCGATGCATCTCTGGCGAAAAAGAGAACATATGAACTGGTGAGGGAGTTCAAGAAACGCTTTTCAAAAGAGACGGGCTCCCTCGTGTGCCGCAATCTTTTGGGATACGACATAAACAATCATGAAATAATGAAGAGCATCCCTGCCGATAAGCTGCCGAAATCTGTTTGCGGCCAGTATGTTCGTATTGCTGCCGGCATTCTTGACGATATGCTGAAGTGA